In one Candidatus Binatia bacterium genomic region, the following are encoded:
- a CDS encoding type III PLP-dependent enzyme yields the protein MLNEERDLNEILRGIAQDFGTPCYVYFWEHIRERVGRLRSAFGNRFRISYAVKSNPHSGILRRMRSVVDALDVSSAGEVSRALEADWPPQKLSFTGPGKTSGELQTSVDAGIGEIVLESVEEAELVNRIAALAGRRQRVLMRISPRRVPRGFGLNMSGKPSQFGIDEEEIDAAVRSVRALPHVDLCGFHIYSGTQCLDAQALTENYEIFIEIFKRVCSAHRISPEKLIFGSGIGIPYYENDAPVELAAVADKTNRALEALKTDSAFAATELVLETGRYLVGEAGFYLTRVIRKKRSRGVDICICDGGMNHHLGAAGHLGSVVQRNYRMFKVAAAGNNCDREQAYTLVGPLCTTIDTLGRQVKFNGLEPGDVIAIRSSGAYGATASPIYFISHPAPREIIVESTRDSVRVENSIELGGRGMTFTAEAAH from the coding sequence ATGCTGAATGAGGAACGCGACCTGAACGAGATACTGCGCGGCATCGCGCAGGATTTCGGCACCCCCTGCTACGTCTACTTTTGGGAGCACATCCGTGAGCGCGTCGGGCGACTCCGGTCGGCTTTCGGCAATCGGTTCCGGATCAGTTATGCAGTGAAGAGCAACCCCCACTCGGGAATCTTGCGGCGTATGCGGAGTGTCGTAGACGCGCTCGATGTCTCCTCGGCGGGCGAAGTGTCGCGAGCGTTAGAGGCAGATTGGCCGCCGCAAAAGCTGAGTTTCACCGGGCCCGGAAAGACGTCGGGCGAGCTGCAGACATCTGTCGACGCGGGCATCGGCGAAATCGTCCTCGAATCGGTCGAGGAGGCGGAGCTGGTAAACAGAATCGCCGCTCTGGCGGGTCGGCGGCAGCGAGTGCTCATGCGGATTTCTCCGCGCCGCGTGCCGCGTGGCTTCGGCCTGAACATGAGTGGTAAGCCCAGCCAGTTTGGCATAGACGAAGAGGAGATTGATGCTGCGGTGCGCAGTGTGCGCGCTCTCCCCCATGTGGATCTGTGCGGGTTCCACATCTATTCCGGGACGCAATGCCTTGATGCACAGGCTCTCACCGAGAACTACGAGATCTTTATTGAGATCTTCAAAAGGGTCTGTTCTGCGCACCGGATCAGTCCGGAAAAGCTGATTTTTGGTTCAGGCATCGGAATCCCGTATTACGAAAACGACGCCCCTGTGGAGCTGGCGGCAGTGGCCGACAAGACCAATCGGGCGCTGGAGGCGCTGAAGACGGACTCGGCGTTTGCGGCTACGGAGCTGGTGCTCGAGACCGGGCGCTACCTCGTTGGCGAAGCGGGCTTCTACCTGACGCGCGTGATCCGTAAGAAGCGCTCGCGAGGCGTGGACATCTGCATCTGCGATGGCGGCATGAACCACCATCTCGGAGCGGCCGGACACTTGGGAAGCGTCGTCCAGCGGAACTACCGAATGTTCAAGGTTGCCGCCGCAGGGAACAACTGCGATCGGGAGCAGGCGTACACCCTCGTGGGCCCGCTGTGCACCACGATCGACACGCTGGGGCGTCAGGTGAAATTCAACGGACTCGAACCGGGCGATGTGATCGCGATCAGATCCAGCGGTGCCTATGGTGCCACGGCGAGTCCCATATATTTCATCAGTCACCCGGCACCCAGAGAAATAA
- a CDS encoding acyl carrier protein has product MILIRESLLNFIQEKLGVELTAVDDETPLFSSGIIDSASMVDLIVFVESEGNIRFTPDEITLENLDSVDRILKFISSCHAE; this is encoded by the coding sequence ATGATACTTATCAGAGAATCTTTGCTGAACTTTATCCAAGAGAAACTCGGTGTCGAACTGACGGCAGTGGACGATGAGACGCCGCTGTTTTCTTCGGGCATCATCGATTCGGCTAGCATGGTTGACCTGATCGTCTTCGTCGAATCGGAGGGCAACATCAGATTCACTCCTGACGAGATCACCTTGGAGAACTTGGATTCCGTCGACCGTATCTTGAAGTTCATATCGAGTTGTCATGCTGAATGA